The sequence below is a genomic window from Clostridiales bacterium.
CGCAAAACCGGAGGACAACCATTGGACGCTGTCACAACTGGTCAACCGCCGGGACACCCTTGTCAAAGACGGTATCCGGCTGAAAAATGGTTTGCATGAGCAGGTTTCCGTTGTTTACCCAAGCTATCATAAATTTTTCTGTGATATTGACCGGAAGACGGCTCTGTATTTTTGGAAAAACTATCCCTCACCTGTCCATCTACGGAATAAACCCGTTGATGAGCTGTTTGAAGAATTCAAAGCCATTGCGTCTAATACAAGGAAAAGTAAGATTGAATTCATATTGGAATGTGTCCAGAATGACGGTGACACAATGCGGGAATATCAGGAATCAAGGGACTTTATCACGCAAAGCCTTGCGCGTTGTCTTGAGCAGCAGAAGGAAGAAATAGACCGGATTGATTCTGAAATTGAAAAAATGCTGAGGCATTTTGACTACAAACTAACAACAATACCAGGCGTTAGCATAGCCACAGCAAGCAAGCTGATTGCTGAAATCGGAGACATACGCCGTTTTCCAAGTGCGGATAAACTGGCTCGTTATGCAGGAATTGCACCAATAAAGTTCAGTTCCGGAGGCAAAGGCAAGGAGCAAAGCTCAAAACAGGGTAACCGTGAGCTGCACGGATTGTTTTATTTTCTGGCGGTATCCATGGTTACGGTTCCAAGGACAGGAAAGCCGAATCAGCCTATCTTTTACGCCTATTACCAGCGTAAAATCAGTGAAGGCAAGACGAAATCACAGGCATTGGTCTGTATTATGCGCCGCTTAGTAAACATTGTATACGGGATGATGAAAAATAAGACGGAGTATCGTCCTTTTGTGGTTGAGAATCATGTCACAGAAAAACAGGAATGATTATTACAGCACAGCATAAAATTATGCTTTAATTTTTAAAAGTGAATACGGGTTCTCACCCTTGATCTGAGATATATCTTCTTCCACCTGAGGGCGCGGGTAAGACGTTTAAGAGTATTGATGAAGGATTAAATTTTGCTAAAACTCCTACAAAACACATGGAAAATCCCGGAAGGTTTGTTCCTACACAAACATTACAGGATGCTATAAAATCAACAAAGGGTGTTGCAGATCCAAGAGGTTC
It includes:
- a CDS encoding IS110 family transposase, with protein sequence MQKRENYLYVGMDLHKDTHTAVLVNCWNEKLDAIVIENKPSEFNKLTKKVDKAAFRLNLSPIYGLENAYGYGRSLAVWLIEKGCMVKDVNPSLAYDQRKSAPMMKKNDEHDAYCIATVLINQLHTLPDAKPEDNHWTLSQLVNRRDTLVKDGIRLKNGLHEQVSVVYPSYHKFFCDIDRKTALYFWKNYPSPVHLRNKPVDELFEEFKAIASNTRKSKIEFILECVQNDGDTMREYQESRDFITQSLARCLEQQKEEIDRIDSEIEKMLRHFDYKLTTIPGVSIATASKLIAEIGDIRRFPSADKLARYAGIAPIKFSSGGKGKEQSSKQGNRELHGLFYFLAVSMVTVPRTGKPNQPIFYAYYQRKISEGKTKSQALVCIMRRLVNIVYGMMKNKTEYRPFVVENHVTEKQE